One genomic region from Streptomyces sp. NBC_00457 encodes:
- a CDS encoding 5-formyltetrahydrofolate cyclo-ligase: MLRRGFISVRSRLTADDLREAAEAQSERALELPELAQAGTVAAYVSVGSEPGTLALLDALRARGVRVLLPALLPDNDLDWGAYCGADSLARVQHGGRMALFEPTGERLGPDAVTGADVVLLPGLAVDARGMRLGRGGGSYDRVLARLERAGAHPVLVVLLYDSEVVERVPAEAHDRPVHAVVTPSGVRRFGRP; the protein is encoded by the coding sequence ATGTTGCGGCGCGGGTTCATCTCGGTGAGAAGCAGGTTGACGGCGGATGACCTGCGAGAAGCCGCTGAGGCTCAGAGTGAGCGCGCGCTCGAGCTGCCCGAGCTGGCACAGGCCGGCACGGTGGCGGCGTACGTCTCCGTCGGGAGCGAACCCGGAACGCTCGCGCTGCTGGACGCGCTCCGCGCGCGGGGCGTACGTGTGCTGCTCCCGGCGCTCCTGCCGGACAACGACCTGGACTGGGGCGCGTATTGCGGAGCGGACTCCCTCGCGCGCGTCCAACACGGCGGCAGAATGGCCCTCTTCGAGCCCACCGGGGAACGCCTGGGCCCGGACGCGGTGACCGGCGCCGACGTCGTCCTGCTGCCCGGCCTGGCCGTCGACGCGCGCGGCATGCGGCTGGGGCGCGGCGGGGGATCGTACGACCGGGTCCTCGCCCGCCTGGAGCGCGCGGGCGCGCATCCGGTGCTGGTGGTGCTCCTGTACGACTCGGAGGTCGTCGAGCGGGTTCCCGCGGAGGCTCACGACCGGCCGGTGCACGCGGTGGTGACGCCGTCGGGCGTACGTCGCTTCGGTCGGCCGTGA
- the galU gene encoding UTP--glucose-1-phosphate uridylyltransferase GalU: MTQSHPRISKAVIPAAGLGTRFLPATKATPKEMLPVVDKPAIQYVVEEAASAGLDDVLMITGRNKRPLEDHFDRNYELESALQKKGDASRLAKVQESSDLATMHYVRQGDPKGLGHAVLCAAPHVGQEPFAVLLGDDLIDPRDPLLKRMVEVQEQYGGSVIALMEVAPEQIHLYGCAAVETTEDSDVVKVSDLVEKPAAADAPSNYAIIGRYVLDPHVFDILRKTEPGRGGEIQLTDALQQLSQDEKVGGPVHGVVFKGRRYDTGDRGDYLRAIVRLACEREDLGPDFRTWLRSYVAEEM; the protein is encoded by the coding sequence ATGACTCAGTCGCACCCCAGGATCAGCAAGGCTGTCATTCCCGCAGCGGGCCTCGGTACCCGGTTCCTGCCGGCCACCAAAGCCACTCCCAAGGAGATGCTGCCGGTCGTCGACAAGCCGGCGATCCAGTACGTGGTCGAGGAGGCCGCCTCCGCGGGCCTCGATGACGTCCTCATGATCACGGGCCGCAACAAGCGCCCCCTCGAGGACCACTTCGACCGCAACTACGAGCTGGAATCGGCCCTTCAGAAGAAGGGCGACGCCAGCCGGCTCGCCAAGGTGCAGGAGTCCAGCGACCTCGCCACCATGCACTACGTGCGCCAGGGCGACCCCAAGGGCCTCGGCCACGCCGTGCTCTGCGCGGCCCCGCACGTGGGCCAGGAGCCCTTCGCCGTCCTCCTCGGCGACGACCTGATCGACCCGCGCGACCCGCTGCTCAAGCGGATGGTCGAGGTGCAGGAGCAGTACGGCGGCAGCGTCATCGCGCTCATGGAGGTCGCGCCCGAGCAGATCCACCTCTACGGCTGCGCGGCCGTGGAGACCACCGAGGACAGCGACGTCGTCAAGGTGTCGGACCTGGTCGAGAAGCCGGCCGCGGCCGACGCCCCGTCCAACTACGCCATCATCGGCCGCTACGTCCTCGACCCGCACGTCTTCGACATACTGCGCAAGACCGAGCCCGGTCGCGGCGGCGAGATCCAGCTCACCGACGCCCTCCAGCAGCTCTCGCAGGACGAGAAGGTCGGCGGCCCGGTGCACGGCGTCGTCTTCAAGGGCCGCCGCTATGACACCGGGGACCGCGGCGACTATCTGCGTGCCATTGTCAGACTCGCGTGCGAACGTGAAGACCTGGGCCCGGACTTCCGGACCTGGCTTCGCAGTTACGTAGCCGAGGAGATGTAG
- the glp gene encoding molybdotransferase-like divisome protein Glp yields the protein MSSAAPRTAGQDHLWSVDEHLEDILATVRPLEPIELQLLDAQGCVLVEDVTVPVSLPPFDNSSMDGYAVRVADVAGASEEFPAVLEVIGDVAAGQADLLQVGPGQAARIMTGAPLPPGAETVVPVEWTDGGLGEGPVTGMRARSLAPAGADGQVQVYRPAEARAHVRAMGSDVKAGDRALEAGTVLGPPQIALLAAIGRGSVRVRPRPRVVVLSTGSELVQPDQELGSGQIYDSNSFALTACARDAGAIAYRVGAVPDDAETLRSTIEDQLVRADLMVTTGGVSVGAYDVVKEALSHVGDEDEAGSGIDFRKLAMQPGKPQGFGSIGPDHTPLLALPGNPVSSYVSFELFVRPAIRTLMGLDDVHRPTTRATLTADEALTSPKGRRQFLRGTYADGEVTPVGGAGSHLVAALAHADALIVVPEDTESVEPGAEVEVVLLR from the coding sequence TTGAGCAGCGCCGCGCCCCGCACCGCCGGTCAGGACCACCTCTGGTCGGTGGACGAGCACTTGGAGGACATCCTCGCCACCGTCCGCCCCCTGGAACCCATCGAGCTGCAACTCCTCGACGCCCAGGGCTGCGTCCTGGTCGAGGACGTCACGGTGCCGGTGTCCCTGCCGCCGTTCGACAACAGCTCCATGGACGGGTACGCGGTGCGGGTCGCGGATGTAGCGGGCGCGAGCGAGGAGTTCCCGGCGGTCCTGGAGGTCATCGGGGACGTCGCGGCGGGCCAGGCCGATCTGCTTCAGGTGGGGCCCGGCCAGGCCGCCCGCATCATGACCGGCGCCCCGCTGCCGCCCGGTGCGGAGACCGTCGTCCCCGTGGAGTGGACCGACGGAGGCCTCGGTGAGGGCCCGGTGACCGGGATGCGCGCACGCAGCCTGGCCCCCGCGGGCGCCGACGGGCAGGTGCAGGTGTACCGGCCGGCCGAGGCACGTGCGCACGTACGCGCGATGGGCAGCGATGTGAAGGCCGGCGACCGCGCCCTGGAAGCCGGCACCGTCCTCGGCCCGCCGCAGATCGCCCTGCTCGCCGCCATCGGGCGCGGCTCGGTCCGCGTGCGCCCGCGCCCGCGCGTGGTCGTTCTGTCCACCGGCAGCGAACTCGTCCAGCCCGACCAGGAGCTCGGCAGCGGCCAGATCTACGACTCCAACAGCTTCGCCCTCACCGCCTGCGCCCGCGACGCCGGCGCCATCGCCTACCGGGTGGGCGCCGTCCCCGACGACGCGGAGACGCTCCGGTCCACCATCGAGGACCAGCTCGTCCGCGCCGACCTCATGGTCACCACGGGCGGGGTGAGCGTCGGCGCGTACGACGTCGTCAAGGAGGCGCTGTCGCACGTCGGGGACGAGGACGAGGCGGGCAGCGGAATCGACTTCCGCAAGCTCGCCATGCAGCCCGGCAAGCCCCAGGGCTTCGGCTCCATCGGCCCCGACCACACCCCGCTGCTGGCACTCCCCGGCAACCCGGTGTCGTCGTACGTCTCCTTCGAGCTGTTCGTCCGTCCCGCGATCCGTACCCTCATGGGCCTCGACGACGTCCACCGGCCCACCACGCGGGCCACGCTCACCGCGGACGAGGCGCTGACCTCGCCGAAGGGGCGCAGACAGTTCCTGCGCGGGACGTACGCCGACGGCGAGGTGACCCCCGTCGGCGGGGCCGGATCCCACCTGGTCGCGGCCCTCGCACACGCGGACGCGCTGATCGTGGTCCCCGAGGACACGGAGTCCGTCGAGCCCGGCGCCGAGGTCGAGGTGGTCCTGCTCCGCTGA
- the moaC gene encoding cyclic pyranopterin monophosphate synthase MoaC, protein MTVPSRGETPGPSVQDRLTHIDDAGAARMVDVSGKDVTARTARASGRVLVSPRVVELLRGEGVPKGDALATARIAGIMGAKRTPDLIPLCHPLSVSGVKLDLSVADDAVEILATVKTTDRTGVEMEALTAVSVAALTVIDMVKAVDKGAVITDVRVEEKTGGKSGDWSRT, encoded by the coding sequence ATGACTGTGCCTTCCCGGGGGGAGACCCCCGGACCCTCTGTGCAGGACCGACTGACGCACATTGACGACGCGGGCGCCGCGCGCATGGTCGACGTATCCGGAAAGGACGTGACCGCGCGCACCGCCCGTGCCAGCGGCCGCGTCCTCGTATCGCCCCGTGTGGTCGAGCTGCTGCGCGGCGAGGGGGTTCCCAAGGGGGACGCCCTGGCCACCGCGCGGATCGCGGGCATCATGGGCGCCAAGCGCACGCCGGATCTGATCCCGCTGTGCCACCCGTTGTCGGTGTCGGGTGTGAAACTGGATCTGTCGGTCGCGGACGACGCCGTGGAGATCCTGGCCACCGTCAAGACGACGGACCGCACGGGCGTCGAGATGGAGGCGCTCACCGCGGTCTCCGTCGCCGCGCTCACCGTGATCGACATGGTCAAGGCGGTCGACAAGGGAGCGGTCATCACGGACGTACGGGTGGAGGAGAAGACGGGCGGCAAGTCGGGCGACTGGAGCCGGACATGA
- a CDS encoding MogA/MoaB family molybdenum cofactor biosynthesis protein has protein sequence MTYRALVVTASNRAAAGVYEDKGGPLIADGLKGFGFAVDGPQVVPDGDPVEAALRAGVEAGYDAIVTTGGTGISPTDRTPEATRRVIDHEVPGIAEAIRAFGREKVPTAALSRGLAGVAGRTLIVNLPGSTGGVKDGLAVLQPLLAHAVDQIRGGDHPRPGADSGGAS, from the coding sequence ATGACGTACCGCGCTCTTGTGGTCACCGCCTCCAACAGAGCGGCCGCCGGGGTCTACGAGGACAAGGGCGGCCCACTGATCGCCGACGGCCTCAAGGGCTTCGGCTTCGCCGTCGACGGCCCGCAGGTCGTCCCCGACGGCGACCCGGTGGAGGCCGCCCTGCGCGCGGGTGTCGAGGCCGGCTATGACGCCATCGTCACCACCGGCGGCACCGGCATCTCGCCCACCGACCGCACACCCGAGGCGACCCGCAGGGTGATCGACCACGAGGTGCCCGGCATCGCGGAGGCCATCCGCGCGTTCGGACGGGAGAAGGTGCCTACGGCGGCGCTCTCCCGCGGACTGGCCGGGGTGGCCGGGCGGACGCTGATCGTGAACCTGCCCGGATCCACCGGCGGGGTGAAGGACGGACTGGCCGTCCTGCAGCCGCTGTTGGCGCACGCCGTCGACCAGATCCGCGGCGGGGACCACCCCAGACCCGGCGCCGATAGTGGGGGTGCGAGCTGA
- a CDS encoding GNAT family N-acetyltransferase, giving the protein MLVDGDVVLRPIKLRDQRAWREVNRRNRDWLRPWEATIPPPTPTGPIAHRPTYRQMVRHLRSEANAGRMLPFVIEYQGRLVGQLTVAGITWGSMCSGHVGYWVDEAVAGRGVMPTAVALVVDHCFRTVGLHRIEVCIRPENGPSRRVVEKLGFREEGLRPRYLHIDGAWRDHLVFALTAEEVPEGLLSRWRRSRSRKAPRTNPQNTQGNPA; this is encoded by the coding sequence GTGCTGGTGGACGGCGATGTCGTCCTCCGGCCGATAAAGCTGCGCGACCAGCGAGCCTGGCGTGAGGTCAACCGGCGCAACCGCGACTGGCTGCGGCCCTGGGAGGCGACGATTCCGCCGCCCACGCCGACCGGGCCGATCGCGCACCGGCCGACCTACCGCCAGATGGTGCGCCATCTGCGGTCCGAGGCGAACGCGGGCCGGATGCTGCCGTTCGTGATCGAGTACCAGGGGCGGCTGGTGGGGCAGTTGACGGTCGCCGGGATCACCTGGGGTTCGATGTGCTCGGGGCACGTCGGCTACTGGGTGGACGAGGCCGTGGCAGGGCGCGGGGTGATGCCGACGGCTGTGGCGCTTGTCGTGGACCACTGTTTCCGGACCGTTGGTCTGCACCGCATCGAGGTCTGCATTCGCCCCGAGAACGGGCCCAGCCGCCGGGTCGTGGAGAAACTCGGATTCCGCGAGGAGGGGCTGCGTCCGCGTTATCTGCACATCGACGGAGCCTGGCGCGACCACCTCGTCTTCGCGCTCACCGCGGAAGAGGTGCCCGAAGGGCTGCTGAGCCGCTGGCGCCGGTCGCGCTCGCGGAAAGCGCCGCGGACGAACCCGCAGAACACCCAGGGGAATCCCGCCTAG
- the sepX gene encoding divisome protein SepX/GlpR, whose protein sequence is MSSSGLIYAVIVGAWAAYLVPMWLRRQDELNEARPTERFSTAIRLLSGRAAMERRYAKDLRARSADEGEPSADDPGTVTDSVDVRAFAMPPIRPQARAAVQPPAQGRSEPAREQAPAPEPKSTHASAPEAKPAPEPAAAPPRKRVPAARRTPDAEAAEARARRTKVLARRRRTTVVLFLAFTLGAIVAAVGGLAFLWAPGVPAVMLSAYIVYLRAQERRRFAYQMDRRRAEAAAQRLRERSRQPRRRTSAEAGAGTGTDEHDERPKPEQDAGLSALAADRRALVEQTDHAEWVDQQRERQRRPGQGDSWDPVPVPLPTYVTAPVAPRATAGVDLGAPDAWSSARSSSVARDGEAGAGTRERGNSADSAAVRESADHDETGARADEEEGDRSDARRAASARRARERGRTPLFDQYEDGDRPRAANE, encoded by the coding sequence GTGAGCAGCAGCGGCCTCATCTACGCAGTCATTGTCGGGGCCTGGGCCGCCTACTTGGTGCCGATGTGGCTCCGTAGGCAGGACGAGCTGAACGAGGCCCGTCCGACGGAACGCTTCAGCACCGCCATCCGGCTGCTGTCCGGACGGGCGGCGATGGAGCGCCGATACGCCAAGGACCTGCGCGCGCGCTCCGCCGACGAGGGGGAGCCCAGCGCCGACGACCCGGGCACGGTCACCGATTCGGTGGACGTCCGGGCCTTCGCCATGCCACCGATCCGCCCGCAGGCGCGCGCGGCGGTTCAGCCGCCGGCCCAAGGGCGCTCGGAACCGGCGCGCGAGCAGGCGCCCGCGCCGGAGCCCAAATCCACCCACGCCTCCGCGCCCGAAGCCAAGCCGGCGCCCGAACCCGCCGCCGCGCCGCCGCGCAAGCGGGTGCCGGCCGCCCGGCGCACCCCCGACGCGGAGGCGGCCGAAGCACGGGCACGGCGCACGAAGGTCCTCGCGCGCCGCCGGCGCACCACGGTGGTCCTCTTCCTCGCCTTCACCCTCGGCGCGATCGTCGCCGCGGTCGGCGGGCTCGCGTTCCTCTGGGCACCCGGCGTGCCCGCCGTGATGCTCAGCGCGTACATCGTGTACCTCCGCGCCCAGGAACGCCGCCGCTTCGCCTACCAGATGGACCGGCGCCGAGCCGAGGCCGCGGCGCAGCGACTGCGCGAGCGCAGCCGCCAGCCGCGTCGGCGTACCTCCGCCGAAGCCGGCGCGGGCACGGGAACCGACGAGCACGACGAAAGGCCCAAGCCGGAGCAGGACGCCGGCCTCTCGGCCCTCGCCGCCGACCGCCGCGCCCTCGTCGAGCAGACCGACCACGCCGAGTGGGTCGACCAGCAGCGCGAGCGGCAACGGCGGCCGGGGCAGGGCGACAGCTGGGACCCGGTACCGGTGCCGCTGCCCACCTATGTGACAGCGCCGGTCGCTCCGCGGGCCACCGCCGGCGTGGACCTCGGCGCACCGGACGCATGGAGCTCCGCACGCTCCAGCTCGGTCGCCCGGGACGGCGAGGCGGGAGCCGGGACGCGGGAACGTGGCAACAGCGCCGACTCCGCCGCCGTACGCGAATCCGCCGACCACGACGAGACGGGCGCCCGCGCGGACGAAGAAGAAGGCGACCGCAGCGACGCCCGCCGCGCCGCTTCCGCCCGCCGGGCACGGGAGCGGGGGCGCACGCCGCTGTTCGACCAGTACGAGGACGGGGACCGGCCGCGCGCGGCGAACGAGTAG
- a CDS encoding penicillin-binding transpeptidase domain-containing protein, producing the protein MHSTIRGALSVSGVLAVLAALSTGCSDDGAQTDSADKPTSHRGLGDILVGGQAVTGSKATGNKKVPYQRTYSDGALYAPVTGYRSMAYGSAGLEAVYGDVLSATASGTASGDVVTTIDPKAQKAAFDALGDRQGAAVALDAESGKLLAVASTPSYDPATFSGQRPADAAAWKAANADERSPMRNRALHRAGPPDGTFSIVVAAAALEAGLYKTVDDRTDSPLPYVLPQTTTSVAGSSPRCKDASIRQALRYSCTTVFAKIAADLGAARLRSTAEKFGFNDDSLTVPVKVSKSSYPQGDVSPAEAALTGIGQGTLTATPLEMARVAAVIANGGRLVAPQMVERVEKADGSTEKPKTSGGQVEQVVSRDTADALRSALKAAASDVLSQGSDETESGIGGKTGQVRDGQDGSATSWFTAYADGAKGRRIAVTACVEGLPSGEEEKGTEQAVVVVEEILASIS; encoded by the coding sequence ATGCACTCGACAATCAGGGGGGCGCTCAGCGTCTCGGGTGTTCTCGCCGTGCTGGCCGCTCTGTCGACCGGCTGCAGCGATGACGGCGCACAGACCGACTCCGCCGACAAGCCCACGTCACACCGCGGCCTCGGCGACATCCTCGTCGGTGGTCAGGCCGTCACTGGTTCGAAGGCCACCGGCAACAAGAAGGTGCCGTACCAGCGCACTTATTCCGACGGCGCGCTCTACGCGCCGGTCACCGGCTACCGGTCGATGGCGTACGGCAGCGCGGGGCTGGAGGCCGTGTACGGCGATGTCCTGTCCGCCACCGCGTCCGGTACCGCATCGGGCGACGTCGTGACGACCATCGATCCCAAGGCCCAGAAGGCCGCATTCGACGCGCTGGGTGACCGGCAGGGCGCCGCGGTGGCGCTCGACGCCGAGTCCGGGAAGCTTCTCGCGGTGGCCAGCACGCCCTCGTACGACCCGGCGACGTTCAGCGGACAGCGGCCGGCGGACGCGGCGGCATGGAAGGCGGCCAACGCCGACGAGCGCTCCCCCATGCGCAACCGGGCTCTGCATCGGGCAGGCCCCCCGGACGGGACCTTCAGCATCGTCGTCGCGGCCGCCGCGCTGGAGGCAGGGCTGTACAAGACGGTGGACGACAGAACCGACAGCCCCCTCCCCTACGTACTCCCCCAGACGACGACCTCCGTGGCCGGCTCGTCCCCCCGGTGCAAGGACGCTTCGATCAGGCAGGCGCTGCGCTACTCCTGCACCACCGTCTTCGCCAAGATCGCCGCCGACCTCGGTGCGGCCAGGCTCCGGTCGACGGCGGAGAAGTTCGGCTTCAACGACGACAGCCTGACCGTGCCCGTGAAGGTCTCCAAGAGCAGCTATCCCCAAGGGGACGTGTCACCCGCTGAGGCAGCGCTGACGGGCATCGGACAGGGCACGCTCACGGCGACCCCGCTGGAAATGGCGAGGGTTGCGGCAGTGATCGCCAACGGGGGACGGCTGGTTGCCCCCCAGATGGTGGAGCGGGTGGAGAAAGCCGACGGCAGCACTGAGAAACCCAAGACCTCGGGCGGCCAGGTCGAGCAAGTCGTCTCCCGCGATACAGCCGATGCACTCCGGTCGGCGCTCAAGGCCGCGGCAAGCGACGTGCTGTCCCAGGGATCGGATGAGACGGAGTCCGGCATCGGCGGAAAAACGGGACAGGTCAGGGACGGTCAGGACGGCTCCGCCACCTCGTGGTTCACCGCGTACGCGGACGGGGCGAAGGGACGGCGGATCGCTGTGACTGCCTGCGTCGAGGGACTCCCCTCTGGAGAAGAAGAGAAGGGCACCGAGCAGGCGGTTGTGGTGGTCGAAGAGATTCTGGCGAGCATCTCCTGA
- a CDS encoding sensor histidine kinase encodes MRNIWRALGGRGYLLSPWPWRAVGYLVSGAVCGAVVLVVIVSGVVVGAALSVVVVGLPLLLLTALVGIPVAGVERWRLRIAGQEVAAGQHRVPAVPGLRAWLSTRLKEAATWRELAYAVLFGLVLWPLDALAVVLLAGVPLSMACTPLVVAVDGEAKVVKLWMVETWPGAFGVAVLGLALLAPGAYALGCAAGARAELARALLTTKAEDSERVTELVRSRVRLVDAFEAERRRIERDLHDGAQQRLVALTMTLGLARLDAPPGPLADQLAKAHADADGALAELRELIHGIHPKVLADYGLEAALTDAADRSPVPVDLDLDLPGRLPRPVETAAYFVAREALANVARHSGAETAGIHGRYDGGRLVLRIEDDGCGGADMSQGTGLTGLADRVSVLDGRLSLSSPPGGPTLLRMEIPCRPSRPAREPSA; translated from the coding sequence ATGCGAAACATCTGGCGGGCGCTGGGCGGCCGCGGGTATCTGCTGTCGCCGTGGCCTTGGCGGGCCGTTGGCTATCTGGTGAGCGGGGCGGTGTGCGGGGCGGTCGTTCTGGTGGTGATCGTCAGTGGGGTGGTGGTCGGGGCGGCGCTGTCCGTCGTGGTCGTCGGGCTGCCGCTGCTGCTGCTCACCGCGCTGGTCGGGATACCCGTGGCGGGCGTGGAGCGGTGGCGGTTGCGGATCGCCGGGCAGGAGGTGGCCGCCGGGCAGCATCGGGTGCCTGCCGTGCCGGGGTTGCGGGCGTGGCTGTCGACGCGGCTCAAGGAAGCGGCGACCTGGCGGGAGCTGGCGTACGCCGTGCTGTTCGGGCTGGTGCTGTGGCCGCTGGACGCGCTGGCCGTCGTACTGCTGGCGGGCGTACCGCTGTCGATGGCCTGCACGCCCCTGGTCGTCGCCGTCGACGGCGAGGCGAAGGTGGTCAAGCTGTGGATGGTCGAGACGTGGCCGGGCGCCTTCGGGGTCGCCGTGCTCGGGCTGGCACTCCTCGCGCCCGGCGCGTACGCCCTCGGGTGCGCCGCCGGGGCGCGTGCCGAGCTGGCGCGTGCGCTGCTCACCACGAAGGCCGAGGACAGCGAACGGGTCACCGAACTGGTCCGCTCCCGCGTGCGGTTGGTGGACGCCTTCGAGGCGGAGCGCCGCCGTATCGAACGCGATCTGCACGACGGAGCCCAACAGCGCCTCGTCGCCCTCACCATGACCCTGGGCCTCGCCCGCCTCGACGCGCCGCCGGGCCCGCTCGCCGACCAGCTGGCCAAGGCCCACGCGGACGCCGACGGCGCCCTGGCCGAACTGCGGGAGCTGATCCACGGCATCCACCCGAAGGTCCTCGCCGACTACGGCCTCGAAGCCGCCCTCACCGACGCGGCCGACCGCAGCCCCGTGCCGGTGGACCTGGACCTCGACCTGCCCGGCCGATTGCCCCGACCCGTCGAGACGGCCGCGTACTTCGTCGCCCGCGAGGCCCTCGCCAACGTCGCCAGGCACAGCGGGGCGGAGACGGCCGGGATACACGGGCGCTACGACGGCGGACGCCTGGTGCTCCGTATCGAGGACGACGGATGCGGCGGAGCCGACATGTCACAGGGCACCGGACTCACCGGCCTCGCCGACCGGGTGTCGGTCCTCGATGGCAGACTCAGTCTGTCCAGCCCGCCGGGCGGACCGACCCTGCTGCGCATGGAGATTCCTTGCCGTCCGAGCCGCCCCGCACGAGAACCCTCCGCATAG
- a CDS encoding response regulator transcription factor encodes MPSEPPRTRTLRIVLAEDSVLLREGLIGLLTRFGYEVAAAVGDADALRAAVAEHEPDVVVTDVRMPPGFQDEGLHAAVQLREERPGLPVLVLSQYVQRAYAAELLDSGDGSGVGYLLKDRVGQVEEFVDALAEVASGGTVVDPEVVRQLLRRRRDPLARLTPREREVLALIAEGRSNGAIAKALVVSEAAVGKHIGSILTKLDLPPADDVHRRVLAVLAFLRS; translated from the coding sequence TTGCCGTCCGAGCCGCCCCGCACGAGAACCCTCCGCATAGTCCTCGCCGAGGACAGCGTGCTGCTGCGCGAAGGGCTGATCGGGCTGCTCACCCGCTTCGGGTACGAGGTGGCCGCCGCCGTCGGCGACGCGGACGCCCTGCGGGCGGCGGTCGCCGAACACGAACCCGACGTCGTCGTCACGGACGTCCGGATGCCGCCCGGCTTCCAGGACGAAGGGCTGCACGCGGCCGTCCAACTGCGCGAGGAGCGGCCCGGGTTGCCGGTACTGGTGCTCAGCCAGTACGTGCAGCGGGCGTACGCGGCCGAACTGCTCGACTCCGGCGACGGATCCGGCGTCGGCTATCTGCTCAAGGACCGGGTGGGCCAGGTCGAGGAGTTCGTGGACGCGCTCGCCGAGGTGGCGTCCGGCGGCACGGTCGTCGACCCGGAGGTCGTACGACAACTGCTGCGCCGGCGCCGGGATCCGCTCGCCCGTCTCACCCCGCGCGAGCGGGAGGTGCTGGCGCTGATCGCCGAGGGGCGCTCCAACGGCGCGATCGCCAAGGCGCTGGTGGTGTCCGAGGCGGCCGTCGGCAAGCACATCGGGTCCATCCTCACCAAGCTGGACCTGCCGCCGGCCGACGACGTCCACCGGCGCGTCCTTGCGGTCCTCGCCTTCCTCAGGAGCTGA
- a CDS encoding GNAT family N-acetyltransferase, which yields MHIRRVPFDHPDAVKLDNEVQAEYHERYGDGGDATSLAPSDFEPPNGVYLIAYDDQDRPVATGGWRSQDENAEGNQDGDAELKRMYVVADMRGRGLARRMLTALEDDARAAGRVRMVLETGLQQPEAIGLYTSSGYEPCEKFGYYRFYESSRCFAKPLSS from the coding sequence ATGCATATACGTCGCGTCCCTTTCGACCACCCCGACGCCGTCAAGCTCGACAACGAGGTCCAGGCCGAGTACCACGAGCGCTACGGCGACGGCGGCGACGCCACATCCCTCGCCCCGTCCGACTTCGAGCCGCCGAACGGCGTGTACCTCATCGCGTACGACGACCAGGACCGCCCCGTGGCCACCGGCGGCTGGCGCAGCCAGGACGAGAACGCCGAGGGCAACCAGGACGGGGACGCGGAGCTCAAGCGGATGTACGTCGTCGCGGACATGCGTGGGCGAGGGCTGGCGCGGCGCATGCTCACCGCCCTCGAGGACGACGCGCGTGCGGCGGGCCGTGTGCGCATGGTGCTGGAGACGGGGCTTCAGCAGCCGGAGGCGATAGGCCTGTACACGTCCAGCGGTTATGAGCCGTGCGAGAAGTTCGGCTACTACCGCTTCTACGAGTCCAGCCGCTGCTTCGCGAAGCCCCTCAGCTCCTGA
- a CDS encoding helix-turn-helix transcriptional regulator has protein sequence MATIDPRTEIREFLSSRRARITPERAGLPAYGGNRRVKGLRREEVALLAGVSVDYYVRMERGSLAGASDGVLDALASALQLDEAERDHLFHLARQSRAPGGPRRRRPAVTVRSTLQQVLDAISDAPAWIGSGRYDVLAMNQLARALYSPVLADPRRPANTARFVYLNPEAARDFFVDYDQIAGAVAAKLRMEAGRNPHDEELIALVGELSTCSELFRQRWASQDVRLHRSGRKRLRHPIVGRLDLDVESLQMPAEPGLHLNVYTAPAGTPTTDNLALLASWAATQQTPY, from the coding sequence ATGGCCACGATCGATCCACGCACCGAGATCCGGGAGTTTCTCAGCTCGCGCCGCGCCCGCATCACACCCGAGCGGGCGGGCCTGCCCGCTTACGGCGGCAACCGTCGGGTCAAAGGTCTGCGCCGCGAGGAGGTAGCGCTACTGGCGGGGGTATCGGTCGACTACTACGTGCGCATGGAGCGCGGCAGCCTCGCCGGTGCCTCCGATGGCGTGCTCGACGCGCTGGCCTCCGCCTTGCAACTCGACGAGGCCGAACGCGACCACCTGTTCCACCTCGCGCGCCAGTCCAGGGCGCCCGGCGGCCCACGCCGGCGTAGGCCTGCCGTGACGGTGCGCTCGACGCTGCAGCAGGTGCTCGACGCGATCTCCGATGCGCCGGCCTGGATCGGTAGCGGCCGTTATGACGTGCTCGCCATGAATCAACTCGCTCGCGCGCTGTATTCACCGGTGCTGGCCGACCCGCGACGGCCCGCGAACACAGCGCGGTTCGTCTATCTGAACCCCGAGGCGGCCAGAGATTTCTTTGTCGACTACGACCAAATTGCCGGTGCCGTGGCCGCGAAGCTACGCATGGAAGCCGGCCGCAATCCGCACGACGAGGAGCTGATCGCCCTGGTCGGCGAACTGTCCACGTGCAGTGAGCTGTTTCGGCAACGGTGGGCATCTCAGGACGTGCGGCTGCACCGGTCCGGCCGCAAGCGGCTGCGCCATCCGATCGTGGGCCGGCTCGACCTGGACGTAGAATCCCTGCAAATGCCCGCCGAACCCGGCCTGCACCTCAACGTCTACACCGCACCCGCGGGCACACCGACCACCGACAATTTGGCACTCCTGGCGTCGTGGGCGGCCACCCAACAGACGCCGTACTAG